The following proteins come from a genomic window of Acetivibrio cellulolyticus CD2:
- a CDS encoding cellulase family glycosylhydrolase produces the protein MKKIVSLFSVAAIIVTMLGITTINAAEEGTFGGYPWVKPLDYHLGTTAVTATGDSLEIEFQNINNSDHAAGAATTVSGTSAVPLDEDWSAYEAISFTVDNPQTKEFLISVGICTGEKWYWHESNTVAVPATGSKDIVLYFNQEYWKTEASKWVNNTTISDLNDVKKIDFKIISNESGNFGKAIITNFLLGDAPTGNLHNPNPGNIEAPGQFKVVGSHLYDANGVPFVMRGANHAHTWFKDQLETAIPALAKAGCNTVRVVLSNGKKWQKDDLASVKKILKLCEDNDMVAVLEVHDPLGVEDVQQLLYAAEYFVEMKEALIGKEDRVIINIANEWYGQWGAAPWAEGYKKAISVIRNAGLTHTIMVDCAGWGQYPQSVHTYGKQVFESDPLGNTMFSIHFYEYAGGTEAMVKYNIDEVVNQGLALCIGEFGWKHKDGDVAEAYIMKYCQEMNIGWLAWSWKGNGSGLEYLDLASDWAGNTLSTDWGKVVVDGPNGLKETSVKCSVFSGVIPTTGVTPTPVVTPDNYVLGDVDGNGSFNSIDFGYLRQYLLGMIKDFTGKNGKLAADVDKNGIINSIDFGKMRKVLLGMDSSSF, from the coding sequence GTGAAGAAAATTGTTTCATTATTTTCTGTTGCAGCCATAATTGTAACTATGCTCGGTATAACTACAATTAATGCAGCAGAAGAGGGAACATTCGGGGGGTATCCATGGGTTAAGCCTTTGGACTATCACTTGGGAACTACTGCAGTAACAGCAACAGGAGATAGTCTGGAAATTGAGTTTCAGAATATTAACAACAGCGATCATGCAGCTGGAGCTGCTACTACTGTTTCAGGAACGAGCGCTGTTCCGCTGGATGAGGATTGGTCAGCATATGAAGCTATAAGCTTTACAGTAGACAATCCCCAGACCAAGGAGTTTTTAATTTCTGTTGGTATTTGCACTGGAGAGAAATGGTATTGGCATGAGTCAAACACTGTTGCTGTACCAGCTACAGGTTCTAAGGATATAGTTTTGTATTTCAATCAGGAATACTGGAAAACTGAAGCATCAAAATGGGTTAATAATACAACTATATCAGATCTCAATGATGTTAAGAAGATAGATTTTAAAATAATATCAAATGAATCAGGAAATTTCGGTAAAGCAATAATTACAAACTTTTTATTGGGAGATGCTCCGACAGGAAATTTACATAACCCAAATCCCGGAAATATAGAAGCACCTGGGCAGTTTAAAGTTGTAGGAAGCCACCTATACGATGCAAATGGTGTACCTTTTGTTATGAGAGGGGCAAACCATGCTCATACATGGTTCAAAGACCAGTTGGAAACAGCAATACCGGCTTTGGCAAAAGCAGGATGTAATACTGTAAGAGTTGTATTATCTAATGGTAAGAAGTGGCAAAAGGATGATCTGGCATCTGTAAAGAAAATCCTTAAATTGTGTGAAGACAACGATATGGTAGCGGTACTTGAAGTTCATGACCCGCTTGGTGTTGAAGATGTTCAGCAGTTACTTTATGCAGCTGAGTATTTTGTGGAGATGAAGGAAGCTCTTATTGGAAAAGAAGACAGAGTTATTATAAATATAGCAAATGAATGGTATGGACAATGGGGAGCTGCACCTTGGGCAGAAGGATATAAGAAAGCAATATCCGTAATAAGAAATGCAGGTCTTACTCATACAATTATGGTAGACTGTGCAGGTTGGGGTCAATATCCTCAGTCAGTACATACTTATGGAAAACAAGTTTTCGAATCAGATCCACTTGGTAACACAATGTTTTCAATCCACTTTTATGAGTACGCTGGTGGAACTGAGGCAATGGTCAAGTATAATATTGATGAAGTTGTAAATCAGGGATTAGCACTTTGTATTGGTGAATTTGGTTGGAAACATAAAGATGGAGATGTAGCTGAAGCATACATAATGAAATATTGTCAGGAAATGAATATTGGCTGGCTTGCATGGTCCTGGAAAGGTAACGGAAGCGGTCTGGAATATCTTGATCTGGCAAGTGATTGGGCAGGAAACACCCTTTCAACCGACTGGGGAAAGGTTGTAGTGGATGGACCTAACGGTTTAAAGGAGACTTCAGTTAAGTGCTCAGTATTTAGTGGTGTAATTCCTACAACAGGAGTTACTCCAACTCCTGTTGTAACTCCTGATAATTATGTTCTTGGTGATGTTGATGGAAACGGCAGTTTTAATTCTATAGACTTTGGTTACTTAAGACAGTACTTATTAGGTATGATTAAAGACTTTACAGGAAAAAATGGGAAGCTGGCTGCAGATGTTGATAAAAATGGAATTATTAACTCTATAGATTTTGGTAAGATGAGAAAGGTATTATTAGGTATGGACTCTAGTTCTTTTTAA
- a CDS encoding DUF5050 domain-containing protein produces MKKIESIRIISLCCILLFGGAGCNTQVKKSIDTSSAVQTTIPTTIPINTNENSIQATKQNQNTISNNGGAVVRCGENTYYITDNLAYENYRCDGALYSVNPKGISRKITNIGGRHIWSVGDNLYVSSDNSAPSSTFKVNPSNGENTLLLNGTIEYSDADNETLYFTSPVKSVKKIYKFDGLYKFDLNTYKTEKIFDANNSTFCKYLTVIDGKMYYYTLTKDNTVSINCYDMKNSKITVLTTDKPDSDISHEDYSYTVPQLSACGEWLIYCVGAYQGSGACFYGNMYRIKPDGTDKASMNISCTGDFLTCDNWIYYIDSNQEMGCPSYIIHPDLSGKQKMNDSIIPITLTDGGWLFYNEKNGDIHRSRLDGNSDSLILKADQLPNYLTKDDHYNYNLDIIGDMIYINAEVWGARSDGSWRDQFICSSFNRVNINGKEFQTLAQINGPYTGR; encoded by the coding sequence ATGAAAAAAATTGAAAGTATTCGTATAATAAGTTTGTGTTGTATTCTGTTGTTTGGGGGTGCTGGATGTAACACTCAAGTAAAGAAAAGTATCGATACTTCGAGTGCTGTGCAAACAACCATACCCACAACAATACCTATTAATACAAATGAAAATAGTATACAAGCAACTAAGCAAAATCAGAATACCATTTCAAATAATGGCGGAGCTGTAGTAAGATGTGGGGAAAATACTTATTACATAACTGATAACCTAGCATACGAAAATTATAGATGTGATGGTGCACTTTATTCAGTGAACCCTAAGGGTATTAGCCGTAAAATAACTAATATAGGAGGGCGACACATATGGTCAGTTGGGGATAATCTCTATGTATCTTCAGATAATTCAGCACCATCTTCAACATTTAAAGTAAATCCCTCAAATGGCGAGAATACCTTACTACTTAACGGCACCATTGAATATTCTGATGCAGATAACGAAACACTGTATTTCACAAGCCCTGTTAAGTCAGTTAAAAAAATCTATAAATTTGATGGGCTTTACAAATTCGATCTGAATACATATAAAACCGAGAAGATTTTTGATGCCAACAACTCAACATTTTGCAAATACCTTACAGTAATAGATGGAAAGATGTATTATTATACTTTAACTAAAGATAATACTGTAAGCATCAACTGCTACGATATGAAAAACAGTAAGATAACTGTGCTTACAACAGATAAACCTGATTCGGATATATCCCATGAAGATTATTCATATACGGTTCCACAGCTTTCAGCCTGCGGAGAATGGCTGATCTATTGTGTTGGAGCTTATCAAGGAAGCGGAGCTTGTTTTTACGGTAATATGTACAGAATAAAGCCTGATGGAACAGACAAAGCTTCAATGAACATATCATGCACAGGTGATTTTCTTACGTGTGATAATTGGATTTATTATATAGATTCAAATCAAGAAATGGGTTGTCCATCCTACATTATTCATCCGGATTTGTCAGGTAAGCAGAAAATGAATGATTCTATCATCCCGATTACTTTAACCGACGGCGGATGGCTGTTTTACAACGAAAAAAACGGTGATATTCACCGCAGTAGACTTGATGGAAACAGTGACTCCTTGATATTAAAAGCAGACCAACTGCCAAATTATTTGACAAAAGATGACCACTATAATTACAATTTGGATATCATCGGTGACATGATTTATATTAATGCGGAAGTCTGGGGGGCTAGAAGTGACGGTAGCTGGCGTGACCAGTTTATTTGCAGCTCATTTAACCGTGTTAATATTAACGGAAAAGAGTTTCAAACATTAGCACAAATTAATGGACCTTATACAGGCCGTTAA
- a CDS encoding GNAT family N-acetyltransferase — translation MEIKFERATIDDTEILINIRNQCFYADFINYGECPGYNISKEDMANSILSRIAYKITFNNHVIGNISITDNQDGTYYLGCLCVIPDYENKGIGQKAIRFIESEFPNASLWTLQTPADKERNHYFYKKMGYSIVKECVGGSVKLVIFEKKVNR, via the coding sequence ATGGAGATAAAGTTTGAAAGAGCAACTATAGATGACACAGAGATATTAATTAACATACGAAATCAATGCTTCTATGCAGATTTTATTAATTATGGTGAATGTCCTGGATATAATATCTCTAAAGAAGATATGGCTAACTCAATTTTAAGTAGAATAGCATATAAAATAACCTTCAATAATCACGTAATAGGAAATATAAGCATAACGGATAATCAGGATGGTACATATTATCTTGGTTGTCTTTGTGTTATACCAGATTATGAAAACAAAGGAATAGGACAGAAAGCCATTAGATTTATCGAAAGTGAATTTCCGAATGCGTCGCTATGGACTTTACAAACACCAGCAGATAAAGAAAGAAATCATTATTTTTATAAAAAAATGGGCTATAGCATTGTAAAGGAATGCGTAGGAGGTTCTGTCAAATTAGTTATATTTGAGAAGAAAGTCAATCGTTAA
- a CDS encoding NADPH-dependent FMN reductase family protein, translated as MKITMIHGQNHKGSTYHIGRLLAGKLAKEYEITEFFLPRDLNHFCLA; from the coding sequence ATGAAAATAACGATGATACATGGGCAAAACCATAAGGGAAGTACTTATCATATAGGAAGGTTATTGGCGGGCAAGCTCGCAAAGGAGTACGAAATTACAGAGTTTTTCCTGCCAAGGGACTTGAATCATTTTTGTTTGGCATAG
- a CDS encoding DUF2164 domain-containing protein, with protein MQKIELTKDLKIQAINEIKKHFSTERDENIGDLSAELFLDFITKKIAPFFYNQGIRDAHQYMNERLEDLFALEKSTNI; from the coding sequence ATGCAAAAAATCGAGTTAACAAAGGACTTAAAGATACAAGCCATAAATGAAATAAAAAAACACTTTTCGACGGAAAGAGATGAAAACATAGGTGATTTGTCTGCTGAATTATTTCTTGATTTCATTACGAAAAAAATTGCTCCATTCTTTTATAATCAAGGTATACGGGATGCACACCAGTATATGAACGAGAGGTTGGAAGATTTGTTTGCTCTTGAAAAGAGTACAAATATATAA
- a CDS encoding MerR family transcriptional regulator: protein MRTVKEVSELTGISIRTLHYYDEINLLKPTECSKSGYRLYDDNALVVLQQILFFREFDMPLKEIKAILEDPILDRNQILQSQKKMLELRKERLERLISSINDILKGETKMDFEVFSKAEIEELYQALISHMPEKVKQAVEREYGGMNEFHEHYMKYAFGEHGQKTYQKMIEWYGDKESALNASINPPDSQTIQSCEKRLDILMKKLSEKTEKNVSSYEVKEVIAEYGFMFKQLYQLKDEKIFMLDMAASYKNDERLNNTLDEKYGVGITDFFVKAIDEFYNK from the coding sequence ATGAGAACAGTAAAGGAAGTATCTGAATTAACAGGTATCAGCATACGCACCCTTCATTACTACGATGAAATCAATCTGTTAAAACCAACTGAGTGTAGCAAGTCAGGATATCGGCTTTATGATGATAACGCACTAGTAGTGTTACAGCAGATTTTATTTTTTCGTGAATTTGATATGCCATTAAAGGAAATTAAGGCTATTTTGGAGGATCCCATTCTCGACAGAAATCAGATATTACAAAGTCAGAAGAAAATGCTGGAATTGAGAAAAGAACGCTTAGAACGATTAATATCCAGTATTAATGATATTCTGAAAGGAGAGACCAAGATGGATTTTGAGGTGTTTAGTAAGGCGGAGATTGAGGAATTGTATCAAGCATTGATTTCCCACATGCCTGAGAAAGTGAAACAGGCAGTTGAGCGGGAATATGGTGGGATGAATGAATTTCATGAGCATTATATGAAATATGCATTTGGTGAACATGGACAGAAGACTTACCAGAAAATGATAGAGTGGTATGGAGATAAGGAAAGTGCATTGAACGCATCTATTAACCCACCTGATTCACAGACGATACAATCATGTGAAAAACGACTTGATATCCTAATGAAAAAACTTTCAGAAAAGACGGAAAAAAACGTTTCATCATATGAGGTAAAAGAAGTAATTGCTGAATATGGTTTTATGTTTAAACAACTTTATCAATTGAAGGATGAAAAGATATTTATGTTAGATATGGCGGCTTCTTATAAGAATGATGAAAGACTTAACAATACATTAGATGAGAAATATGGAGTTGGCATAACAGATTTTTTTGTAAAAGCAATAGATGAGTTTTATAATAAGTAG
- a CDS encoding GH116 family glycosyl hydrolase, whose translation MKKNLIILTVLVLLLTLVPDGMFYSTASSAGTTIPSAAWKKEVGSASYVDGAPIGGFGAGTITWKFDGSFTKGRLDIGSNELSSDADCAFYMYQKPSGQNISMKKLDAGSIGAGQATYYSLFPKSWVDYSGSNFYCKAKVTQFSPIIPGNYETTSYPVGVYKWEITNPGSSSCDVAIMLSWKNEFGGSFAEGQTSGNSKGIILRRNGTSNATMENQGEFSLAAEQKDGVKVTYGSASGTSTLSSDFGTDGLLGDTVGSNNIGAVAFKATLEPGQTITVPVALSWDIPISQAGSGSKWYRKYTRFYGRSGLNSWKIAKDAIDNYSSWESSIDSWQNSVLNDTKYPQWLKTTMFNELYYYFTGGTYWEAGAASGQKDNPDEDMFSHLECYKYDFYGTSDVRFYGSWPLILMWPDIDKQAVRQFADSVYHTRTDKPAAIGTTAHDIGNANNVFETWNAYVYRDSTNWKDLNSKLVLMVYRDWALTGKTDMDFLKYCWIPVQKAMDKVKSQDSDGDYLPNSSGIDQTYDDMQLQGNTAYCGGLFVAACNAAKEIATAMGDSTKATQYQSWYEKSKENYIAKLWNGSYFKIDTGSYDTSRIMSDQLCGHWYAKACGLEGIVPDEYAKKSYSKVYEFNNKKFDNGLHGFVNIMKADGNVDMSHAQTAEAWVGTSYGVIAGMIQEGLETEASQVGSNLADTVWKTNDMWFRTPEAWRQGVSEVRAPYYMRANCIWAVKHAYDIVYGPSPSPTPQKPTVIYGDVDNSGTPNSIDFGYMRKYLLGIINQFPGENGLEAADVDGSRSFNSIDFGFMRQYLLGTINVFPAQTKN comes from the coding sequence GTGAAAAAAAATCTGATTATACTGACAGTTTTAGTTCTATTATTGACTTTAGTACCGGATGGAATGTTCTATAGTACTGCGTCTTCAGCAGGGACGACAATACCTTCGGCTGCATGGAAGAAGGAAGTAGGTTCTGCATCGTATGTTGATGGTGCCCCGATAGGAGGTTTTGGCGCAGGTACGATTACATGGAAATTTGACGGTTCATTTACAAAGGGAAGACTGGATATTGGAAGCAATGAGCTTTCATCGGATGCTGACTGTGCTTTTTATATGTATCAGAAGCCTTCCGGGCAGAATATTTCAATGAAGAAGCTTGACGCTGGTTCTATAGGTGCAGGGCAGGCTACATATTATTCTCTTTTTCCAAAGTCATGGGTTGACTATAGCGGCAGTAATTTTTACTGTAAGGCAAAAGTTACACAGTTTAGCCCTATAATACCTGGAAACTATGAAACTACAAGTTATCCGGTAGGGGTGTACAAATGGGAAATTACAAATCCGGGTTCCAGCAGCTGTGATGTAGCTATAATGCTGTCATGGAAAAACGAATTTGGTGGAAGTTTTGCAGAAGGGCAAACATCAGGTAACAGCAAAGGTATAATATTGAGAAGAAACGGAACTTCTAATGCTACAATGGAGAATCAGGGTGAGTTTTCCCTGGCTGCTGAGCAGAAGGATGGTGTTAAAGTTACATATGGATCAGCTTCCGGAACCAGCACTCTTTCATCGGATTTTGGAACTGATGGACTTTTAGGCGATACTGTAGGTTCAAACAATATAGGTGCGGTTGCTTTCAAGGCAACGCTTGAACCTGGTCAAACGATAACAGTACCTGTTGCATTGTCCTGGGATATTCCAATATCGCAGGCAGGCAGTGGAAGCAAGTGGTATAGAAAATATACCAGATTTTACGGAAGATCAGGATTGAATTCATGGAAGATAGCTAAAGATGCAATAGATAATTATTCTAGTTGGGAATCGTCTATAGACAGTTGGCAAAACAGTGTGCTAAACGATACAAAGTATCCGCAATGGCTTAAGACTACAATGTTTAATGAACTGTACTACTATTTTACAGGTGGAACTTATTGGGAAGCTGGTGCCGCTTCAGGACAGAAAGACAATCCTGATGAGGATATGTTCAGCCATCTTGAATGCTATAAATATGATTTTTATGGAACATCCGATGTACGTTTCTATGGATCCTGGCCGCTTATACTTATGTGGCCTGATATTGACAAGCAGGCTGTCAGACAGTTCGCAGACAGTGTATATCACACAAGAACAGACAAACCGGCAGCAATTGGTACAACAGCGCATGATATAGGAAATGCAAATAATGTATTTGAGACCTGGAATGCTTACGTATACAGGGATTCTACAAATTGGAAGGACTTAAACTCAAAGCTTGTGCTTATGGTATATAGGGATTGGGCATTGACCGGAAAAACCGATATGGACTTTTTGAAATATTGCTGGATTCCGGTACAAAAAGCGATGGATAAGGTAAAAAGTCAGGATAGTGATGGTGATTACCTTCCAAACAGCAGTGGTATAGATCAGACATATGACGATATGCAGCTTCAGGGCAACACTGCATATTGCGGAGGGCTATTTGTTGCAGCCTGCAATGCAGCAAAAGAAATAGCGACAGCAATGGGAGATAGTACAAAGGCAACTCAATACCAGTCGTGGTATGAAAAGAGCAAGGAAAACTATATTGCAAAATTGTGGAACGGGTCTTACTTCAAAATTGATACAGGAAGTTATGATACCAGCAGAATTATGAGTGATCAGCTTTGCGGACACTGGTATGCAAAAGCTTGTGGACTGGAAGGTATTGTTCCTGATGAGTATGCCAAAAAGTCATATAGTAAAGTATACGAATTCAATAATAAAAAATTTGACAACGGTTTACATGGTTTTGTAAATATTATGAAAGCCGATGGAAATGTAGATATGTCTCATGCACAAACAGCTGAAGCTTGGGTTGGAACGTCTTATGGAGTAATAGCAGGAATGATTCAGGAAGGACTAGAGACTGAAGCTTCTCAAGTAGGAAGTAATCTTGCTGACACTGTCTGGAAAACAAATGATATGTGGTTCAGAACTCCTGAAGCATGGCGTCAAGGCGTAAGCGAAGTTAGAGCACCGTACTACATGAGGGCGAATTGTATATGGGCTGTAAAACATGCTTATGACATTGTGTATGGTCCTTCACCTTCTCCTACTCCACAGAAGCCTACAGTTATATATGGTGATGTAGATAACAGTGGTACACCGAATTCAATAGATTTTGGATATATGAGAAAGTATTTGCTGGGTATTATTAATCAATTCCCAGGAGAAAATGGCCTTGAAGCGGCAGATGTGGATGGAAGCAGAAGTTTCAATTCGATAGATTTCGGATTTATGAGGCAGTATTTGCTTGGAACTATTAATGTTTTCCCAGCACAAACGAAAAATTAA
- a CDS encoding NUDIX hydrolase — protein sequence MENKIVVAVKGIIVNHGRVLIVKRANNDKVAPGTWECVGGKIEFGEELETALIREIKEEVGLDVTVEKLLYAATFKSDPTRQVVILTYLCKSEVTDVTLSIEHLEYLWATKDQCNQLLHPDILVDFEKNNVFSIQELL from the coding sequence ATGGAAAATAAAATAGTAGTCGCTGTTAAAGGCATAATAGTAAATCACGGGAGAGTATTAATAGTAAAACGTGCAAATAATGATAAAGTTGCTCCAGGCACTTGGGAATGTGTAGGTGGCAAAATTGAATTTGGAGAGGAATTGGAAACTGCACTTATACGAGAAATCAAGGAAGAGGTTGGATTGGATGTTACAGTAGAGAAACTTTTATATGCTGCTACATTTAAATCAGACCCAACAAGGCAGGTTGTTATTCTTACATATTTATGTAAAAGCGAAGTGACTGATGTTACGCTATCAATAGAACACTTGGAATATCTTTGGGCTACCAAAGACCAATGCAATCAACTTTTGCATCCGGATATTCTTGTGGATTTTGAGAAGAACAATGTGTTTTCAATACAAGAATTGTTGTAA